A window from Schistosoma haematobium chromosome 1, whole genome shotgun sequence encodes these proteins:
- a CDS encoding hypothetical protein (EggNog:ENOG410VENC~COG:A), which yields MVTDDIPKTAIITPFGVYEFLRMSFGLRNAAQTFQRFIDDVFRGLNFVHAYVDDCLIASPDRESHLKHLDLVFERLQKHGITVNVQKCQIGTDSLDSLGHIIDAQVIRPLRTKLATILDYPEPTTIKQLRTFNDLVSFCRRFIPKCALLMKPLTDQLRGNAKSINLDDTARKAFFTIKELIVKATMLAHQDTRAPISIAVDASNSAVGGVLQQWVNNSWQPLAFFSRRLLDTESRYKH from the coding sequence atGGTCACTGACGAcattccgaaaacagctatcattacTCCCTTTGGAgtttatgaatttttgcgaatgtccttcggtctaagaaacgctgctcaaacattccaaaggttcatagacgacgtttttcgaggtctcaacttcgtacacgcgtatgttgacgactgtctaatcgcaagtccggacagagaatcacatcttaagcatctggatcttgttttcgaacgactacaaaaacatggcattactgtaaacgttcagaaatgccaaattggaaccgactcattagactccCTAGGACACATTATAGATGCTCAAGTcattcgaccccttaggaccAAATTGGCGACAATTCTGGactacccagaaccgaccacgatcAAACAACTACGAACGTTTAACGACCTTGTAAGTTTCTGTAGACGATTCATACCTAAATGCgctttactcatgaaacctcttaccgaccaacttcgtggaaatgcgaaatccattaatttagacgacaccgcacgaaaagcattcttcacaattaaggaactcatcgttaaagcaacaatgcttgcacatcaggacacccgagcacccattagtatcgcagtagacgcatccaaCTCAGCAGTCGGAGGAGttttacaacaatgggttaacaactcctggcaaccattggcatttttctctagacggttgctagacaccgaatcgaggtacaaaCACTGA